DNA sequence from the Phormidium ambiguum IAM M-71 genome:
CAGTTGCTCTCCATTTAATCAATCCTCAACATTTAAGAAATTGGTTTGCTCGTTGCTGCTACTGTACCTCTTAACAGCGCAAAGCGCTGTAAGTAATAGGCTTAAATCAAGGCGTTCCTGATGTGTCAGGGACGCTTTGCCGTCAATGCCTGGGGTTTTCTTCCCTGCATTAAGCTGTGTTACTTGTCGGATTGCCAGTAATCTTGTTGCACGGGACTTCAGGATTAGCTTTTGTAATGACTTAGCTTTACGCAGGATTAAAGTCAGCGACTCCCTTACAAGAGCCGCTGCTCTCCAGAACGGAACGTGATAGTTTCCCATCATTCCGCTCCTCATTTATCCGCTTCCTTGACATTGGAGCTAGCTAAGACTGACATCATTGCAGTCTTCTTGTCGTGGCAATGGCGATGGAGAAGTTGGAGGTTGCTAAAGGAGTTTTTACCTCCGAGGCGTTTCTCAATGGTGTGGTCTTTCTCCATTAAGTCTCCATCCATAAAGTTATGGCGACAATAGGCACACTTACCGTCTTGGCGCTTCAGCAATTTTGCCACTGTTGCGTCCATTTCAGGATGTTCCCCAAGGCGCGTACTCCAGTAGATTAAATCGCCGTCAAATGGGCTTTTGGCTCCCTTAACTTTCTTATGCCTTACTATAGGTGTTCGGGCGTGGGATAGTAGCCAGCAAGGGTTCTTGGAATCTTGACTGGTGGAGAAGGTCATGGCATCGTAGTCTCCTTGTCGGATTCTGTGCCAGTACCGTTCGTATACCCATTTTCCAGTTTTGGATGCGTGACGGCGTTTCCCCCAATTTCTAAGGCTCCAATTCAAGAGGTGGTCTAGTTTCCCAAACGTCTCTTTACTCACCACTGCGCTGTAGTAATTTGACCAGCCTCTGATTATCGGGTTGAGTTTGCCGATTAGTGCCGATTGTGGCGCTGCTTTCATTCTTACTATGATGTCAGCGAGTTTTTGATGGTGAGCTTGTACCTTTTCTTTCTGGGGTTTGATGAGAGTTACAAATCCCTGTTTGCTCTGATGTTTACCAATTTTGTGTTGGCAAATGTTGAAACCAAGGAAGTTAAATCCTGGTTTCTGGTTGTCATGATTGATTAAGGTATGGACAACCCGTGTTTTATCGGGGTGTAACTCAAGACCGATTGATGCTAGGAATTCCGATGCGCCCTTTATGCAAGCCTCTAATACCTTTAGGTCTTTGTGAAGAATTACAAAATCGTCGGCATATCTTACTACTCCAAGTTCGTGCTTTGTAGTAGCGTTGGACTTAAAGCAGCTTCTAATATGCTGTTCCATCCCGTGCAGGGCAATGTTAGCCAAGAGGGGGCTTATCACTCCCCCTTGAGGAGTCCCTGCATGGGTTGGCTCCCATTGGTAATTGAGGATGTATCCTGCCTTTAGCCAAGATTTGACTTGGCGGCGTAATGCCGGGAAGGTATTCAGTTTGTGCAGCAGTGCCTTGTGGTCGATACGGTCGAAGCATTTGCTTATATCCGCATCAAACACATATTTAGGTTTTTGGGCAATGCTGATGAAGATAGATTGAATAGCATCGTGGCACGACCTTCCTGGTCTGAAGCCATAGGAATTTTCTTCAAACCGCGCTTCCCATTCTGGTTCCAGTGCGAGTTTGACCAGGCACTGTAATGCTCTGTCTGACATTGTGGGAATTCCGAGGGGACGCTTTTCGGCCTTTCCGGGTTTTGGAATCATCACCCTTCGTGTGGCTTTGGCTTTTGTACCTGGTTTTAGTGTTGCCACCAATTCCAGGCGCTGATTAGGTGTCAAGGATTTTTTCCCATCCACTCCAGCCGTAGATTTACCCTGATTATCCTGCGTTACCCTACGAACCGCTAGACATTTTGCGGCAAAGGATTTCATCAAAAGCTTCTGAAGTCGTCGCATTGTGCCGACATCACCACGTTGGCTTGCCTTGAATATTCGCTTTTGGAGGCGGTAGACATGACGATGGAATTTCTTCCATACGATGTCTTTCCAGTTCACCTTATGGTTGCCCATAGTTTTGATATTTCCTCTGACTCGGACTATTCATATCGGACAAACGTGAGTCCGTCTGCGTATCCTGGGCATTACCCCAGGCATTAGCTTCTGACTCTATCTTTCCTATCCCTAGTTTTTGGTTAACACCTACCTCTGGTATTCGACCTCCAGAGGAACATACGGAAGGTTACTTCGTTCCTTATAGGCACATTGGACTTTTAGGGTGTTACTCTCTGCGAGGTAGTTTTGAGGATACCTGCACTTAAACGAATTCATGCAGCTTACCACCGTTGACTTGTTTTGTCTGTGGCGTATCAACCTTGTTTCGCCACTTTCGAGTTACCGCAGTTCAAACGTAACTTCCTTTCGTACCCATGAGTCCTAGCCGAATGACACTATTTCAGGTTCGATTTCATGTCATCTTTTGTCCCGCTTCTCGGATTGATGGTTAGTCGCTACCGAGGGGAGATGGCTTCACTCTGTATCTTGAGGGATGGGCTTGTCGTTCTGGGATACTTGACTCACCATCTTGCCTATAAAGTTGTCAAGGTTCAGATTTCTCTGTTCCTCGCCAGTCATCCCTAAGTATTGCTACTTAATTTCGACTGAACGAATCGCACTCATTGGCTCGAATAGCTTTGTAAACCCTCATTTGCAGGCGGAATAGGTTACGCCGAAATTTCTTCCAGGGTAATTTCTTCCAAAATTCGCTAGCACTAAGACTGCGCCTAATCATGCTCTACTTAATTAGTGTTTACTCTGATCGCCTTTCAGCAATTACGCTGAATCCTACCCGAATCTAGGGGTTTCCGCGCCTCGTCTTGCCTACCTGGGGTTCGACCTTTCCCAAGACCTTAGATTCGTTTTTCTTCGTTCCCTCAAGTGATTGTCTCGTTCCTGTAGGTGTAGCCAATTCAACTGCTAG
Encoded proteins:
- the ltrA gene encoding group II intron reverse transcriptase/maturase; the protein is MGNHKVNWKDIVWKKFHRHVYRLQKRIFKASQRGDVGTMRRLQKLLMKSFAAKCLAVRRVTQDNQGKSTAGVDGKKSLTPNQRLELVATLKPGTKAKATRRVMIPKPGKAEKRPLGIPTMSDRALQCLVKLALEPEWEARFEENSYGFRPGRSCHDAIQSIFISIAQKPKYVFDADISKCFDRIDHKALLHKLNTFPALRRQVKSWLKAGYILNYQWEPTHAGTPQGGVISPLLANIALHGMEQHIRSCFKSNATTKHELGVVRYADDFVILHKDLKVLEACIKGASEFLASIGLELHPDKTRVVHTLINHDNQKPGFNFLGFNICQHKIGKHQSKQGFVTLIKPQKEKVQAHHQKLADIIVRMKAAPQSALIGKLNPIIRGWSNYYSAVVSKETFGKLDHLLNWSLRNWGKRRHASKTGKWVYERYWHRIRQGDYDAMTFSTSQDSKNPCWLLSHARTPIVRHKKVKGAKSPFDGDLIYWSTRLGEHPEMDATVAKLLKRQDGKCAYCRHNFMDGDLMEKDHTIEKRLGGKNSFSNLQLLHRHCHDKKTAMMSVLASSNVKEADK